One stretch of Candidatus Nitrosotenuis cloacae DNA includes these proteins:
- a CDS encoding sensor histidine kinase, giving the protein MNRKYLNRDDDKNKEADIFDKNEKEVFFEKDPAQNSTEGQFSELGGDIKEVNKYIGSLSKHIANQKSKIDTIKKLQSDFEKELNVLTQEEQPIPIQTNKTEFETLGKEFESDKIIADITKIVEKQVQNKIMVLESQLQEEKRNSDEFRRMLEQNLKKFNNLEKSLKDQKLVLESEVRKKTESLIQAERLSAIGELASRLAHDLKNPLSAVKGTTQLIKVTNKNLDELTLKRIEIIERAIFRMTHQIDGVLDYVKGTPLVKNQPSSLNETIISALQTLLIPTNITINFPKDDIIILCDSHKMQIVFSNMILNSIQAIGATKGTINIRTKKKQNHVEIRIEDSGLGISDQIFDKIFEPLFTTKQEGTGLGLASCKNIIEQHSGTISVSNKPTTFTISLPA; this is encoded by the coding sequence ATGAATAGAAAATATCTGAATCGGGATGATGACAAAAACAAGGAAGCTGACATATTTGATAAGAATGAAAAGGAGGTCTTTTTTGAAAAAGATCCGGCGCAAAACTCTACCGAGGGACAGTTTTCAGAACTTGGAGGCGACATTAAAGAGGTCAACAAGTACATCGGCTCACTAAGTAAGCATATTGCCAATCAAAAATCAAAAATCGACACCATAAAGAAATTGCAGAGTGACTTTGAGAAGGAATTGAATGTTCTGACTCAGGAAGAACAACCAATTCCAATTCAAACCAACAAGACAGAGTTTGAAACACTTGGAAAGGAATTCGAATCAGACAAAATCATAGCAGACATCACAAAGATTGTGGAAAAACAGGTCCAAAATAAAATAATGGTGCTTGAGAGTCAGCTTCAAGAGGAAAAAAGAAACTCTGATGAATTCAGAAGAATGCTGGAGCAAAACCTCAAAAAATTCAACAACTTGGAAAAAAGCCTCAAGGATCAAAAACTAGTTTTGGAATCCGAAGTTAGAAAAAAGACTGAAAGTCTAATCCAAGCAGAACGATTATCAGCGATTGGGGAGCTTGCATCAAGACTGGCACATGATCTCAAAAACCCACTTTCTGCAGTAAAGGGAACTACTCAGCTAATCAAAGTAACAAACAAGAATCTGGATGAGCTCACACTAAAGCGAATCGAGATAATAGAGCGAGCAATCTTTAGGATGACTCATCAAATTGACGGTGTCCTAGACTATGTGAAAGGAACACCTCTTGTAAAAAACCAGCCATCTTCACTAAATGAAACAATAATTTCGGCTTTGCAGACACTGCTCATTCCAACAAATATTACCATCAATTTTCCAAAAGACGACATCATAATATTGTGTGATTCACACAAAATGCAAATTGTCTTCTCAAATATGATACTAAACTCTATTCAGGCAATAGGTGCAACCAAGGGAACCATTAACATCAGAACCAAAAAGAAACAAAATCACGTTGAGATAAGAATAGAAGATTCAGGTCTCGGAATTTCGGATCAGATCTTTGACAAGATATTTGAGCCATTGTTTACCACAAAGCAGGAAGGAACCGGACTAGGGTTGGCAAGCTGCAAGAACATTATAGAGCAACACAGTGGTACGATAAGTGTATCAAACAAGCCCACCACATTTACCATCTCCCTGCCAGCCTAG
- a CDS encoding S-methyl-5'-thioadenosine phosphorylase — MEQADIGIFGGTGIYDSGLLTEAKEVTIDTPYGKPSDSITVGIFKGKKVAFMPRHGKKHTIPPHLINYRANIWAFKEMGIKRIIAPSAVGSLKEELAPGHFVLPTQFIDFTKSRKGTFSDEGKVIHISVADPFCPELQSAILAAAKTQNINVHKNCTYVCIEGPRFSTKAESRFYKSTGADIIGMTLVPECQLAREAQMCYASISTVTDYDVWAEKPVTAKEVIETLHKNVENTKRLLTSIPDSIPEHRGCSCAKALEEAQF; from the coding sequence GTGGAACAAGCAGACATTGGGATCTTTGGAGGAACTGGAATTTATGATTCTGGTCTTTTGACTGAGGCAAAGGAAGTAACAATAGACACGCCATACGGCAAGCCATCTGATTCTATAACAGTTGGAATCTTTAAAGGAAAAAAAGTTGCATTCATGCCACGACATGGAAAAAAGCACACCATACCGCCACACCTAATCAACTATAGAGCAAACATTTGGGCATTCAAGGAAATGGGCATAAAAAGAATCATTGCGCCATCTGCGGTAGGCAGCCTCAAAGAAGAACTAGCTCCGGGACATTTTGTTTTGCCAACCCAGTTTATTGATTTTACAAAATCACGCAAGGGAACATTTTCTGATGAGGGTAAAGTGATTCACATTTCCGTTGCAGATCCATTCTGTCCCGAATTACAATCAGCAATATTGGCGGCAGCGAAAACGCAAAACATCAATGTGCACAAAAACTGCACCTATGTCTGCATTGAAGGTCCCAGATTCTCAACAAAGGCAGAATCAAGATTCTACAAATCAACTGGTGCGGACATTATTGGTATGACACTAGTCCCAGAGTGCCAGCTAGCAAGAGAGGCACAAATGTGCTATGCATCAATTTCCACTGTAACAGATTATGATGTTTGGGCAGAAAAACCAGTTACCGCAAAAGAGGTAATTGAGACTCTGCACAAAAATGTAGAAAATACAAAAAGACTGCTCACATCGATTCCAGACTCAATTCCAGAACATCGTGGCTGCTCTTGTGCCAAAGCACTAGAGGAAGCACAATTCTAG
- a CDS encoding Hsp20/alpha crystallin family protein, protein MASYKRTYSNEQSINFIIPIMIILFLGIVYIMSLRYGQGAISFILIGIAAATMVYWGFVIKKMTKTEKPKYTAREAESKNWVYDVIKGENEIVFVAEVPGPDDKIMVRLVEGVLYIRGSGSFSKEVPVEGSSGMQISDFKYRNGVLTLRISKATTST, encoded by the coding sequence TTGGCAAGCTACAAAAGAACATACTCCAATGAGCAGTCGATTAATTTCATAATCCCAATCATGATAATTTTGTTTTTGGGTATAGTGTACATCATGTCACTACGATATGGACAGGGTGCAATCAGCTTCATTCTGATTGGAATTGCAGCTGCGACCATGGTTTATTGGGGCTTTGTAATCAAAAAGATGACAAAAACAGAAAAGCCAAAGTACACTGCGCGTGAGGCAGAAAGCAAAAACTGGGTTTATGATGTAATAAAAGGTGAAAACGAGATAGTGTTTGTAGCCGAGGTCCCAGGACCAGATGATAAGATCATGGTAAGACTAGTCGAGGGCGTATTGTACATTCGCGGCTCTGGTAGTTTTTCAAAGGAAGTTCCAGTTGAAGGATCATCTGGAATGCAGATATCTGATTTCAAATACAGAAACGGTGTTCTAACACTACGAATCAGCAAAGCCACTACATCGACTTAG
- a CDS encoding serine protein kinase RIO, with the protein MSSDDFSGLENFEDFESRFRNVAPKQRKHTPEDGFNKNKVVNQVLDKSTMFTMYEMINARIIAYVNGIVKAGKESVLFWAVDPKGKDVALKVYLTSTSSFKNRAQYIVGDPRFLHLKKGTRNLVYLWAKKEFRNLVQCEKKGIPAVRAIHVSKNVLAMDFVGTNGVPAPTLHETEVDENDYHQLIQLIIDLYKKAKLVHGDLSEYNVFKTENGLILFDFGSAVDTMHPNTQNFLERDIKNVSYFFAKRGLTVENPADILAKIIS; encoded by the coding sequence TTGTCATCTGATGATTTTTCCGGACTGGAAAACTTTGAGGACTTTGAGTCCAGATTTCGCAATGTAGCGCCAAAACAAAGAAAACATACTCCGGAGGATGGGTTCAACAAAAACAAGGTCGTCAATCAAGTTCTTGACAAATCTACGATGTTTACAATGTATGAGATGATCAATGCAAGGATAATCGCATATGTCAATGGCATAGTAAAGGCAGGCAAAGAGTCTGTCTTGTTCTGGGCAGTAGACCCAAAGGGAAAAGATGTGGCACTAAAGGTATATCTGACTAGTACTTCGAGCTTCAAAAATCGAGCCCAATACATAGTAGGGGACCCAAGATTCTTGCACCTCAAAAAGGGAACAAGAAATCTGGTGTATCTTTGGGCAAAAAAAGAATTCAGGAACCTGGTTCAATGTGAAAAAAAAGGAATTCCTGCTGTTAGGGCAATCCATGTCTCAAAAAATGTACTTGCAATGGACTTTGTTGGAACAAATGGGGTTCCAGCACCAACACTACACGAAACAGAAGTAGATGAAAATGACTATCACCAACTGATCCAACTAATCATAGATCTATACAAAAAAGCAAAACTCGTTCATGGCGATCTCTCGGAATATAATGTGTTCAAGACCGAAAACGGATTAATTCTGTTTGACTTTGGGTCTGCAGTTGACACAATGCACCCAAATACTCAAAACTTTCTCGAAAGAGACATTAAAAATGTGTCTTACTTTTTTGCAAAAAGAGGACTAACAGTTGAGAACCCAGCTGACATCCTTGCCAAAATAATATCATGA
- a CDS encoding DNA topoisomerase VI subunit B, translating to MSLKETFSQISPSEFFYRNRDLAGFSNPTRSLYTAVREFVENALDACDQRGILPDVHLIIKAVDPEKPDPKPYILTVKDNGPGMDSKQIPLAFGTVLYGSKFGLKQARGMFGLGATMAILYGQITTNKPVVVSSSVDGKDSHEYSMMLDIQKNKPVIMKHTTKETGKKGLNVSITLEGDYSKAGAKIRDYVYQTSLITPYATITFDDPKGEKFHYKRIVDTMPAPPTIIKPHPHGVDVETIRRMIVDTHYEIPTLDNFMIEKVRKELGLAKKNLNFEGIMQRAEKKWASLSRPVRVIIALMSFLQMDFDKVMKIRIDDVDLANKHLTYWDFGESKSVMVDMPKSSQYYKQLANTVAGESLATFLTKRFQRIGPSTANKFSEFASLKPEKRIGSFTNDELVQLSDSLQKYEDFLSPDPTCLAPLGEEPLRKGIQQFFKPDFFDVIQRSASAYSGFPFVVEMGIAYGGEISSGKINVFRFANRIPLLYDEGSDVVLQVVNETDWGRYKIKNDSPLVIVSHICSTRIPYKTVGKENVADRPEIEKELKLALQFLLRKLSAYMSKRGLAEAEKKRSNLYQKYLPLIAQFATELARKSKEPDYKKMIKDLGTNVEAKE from the coding sequence ATGTCGCTTAAGGAAACATTCAGCCAGATATCGCCTAGTGAGTTTTTTTATAGAAACCGAGACCTTGCCGGATTTTCAAATCCTACGCGTTCGCTATATACTGCAGTAAGAGAATTTGTGGAAAATGCACTTGATGCCTGTGATCAAAGGGGAATCCTGCCTGATGTTCACCTAATAATCAAAGCAGTTGATCCTGAAAAACCAGACCCAAAACCGTACATACTGACCGTAAAGGACAACGGACCTGGAATGGATTCAAAGCAAATTCCTCTGGCATTTGGAACCGTTCTATATGGTTCCAAGTTCGGCCTAAAGCAGGCAAGGGGAATGTTTGGCCTTGGTGCCACAATGGCAATACTGTACGGACAGATCACTACAAACAAGCCAGTGGTGGTGTCAAGCTCCGTCGATGGCAAGGACTCTCACGAATATTCAATGATGCTTGATATCCAAAAAAACAAGCCAGTCATAATGAAGCACACCACCAAAGAGACCGGCAAAAAGGGACTCAATGTTAGCATTACACTAGAGGGTGACTACTCCAAGGCTGGCGCAAAAATCCGTGACTATGTGTATCAGACCTCACTGATTACGCCGTATGCCACCATAACATTTGATGATCCAAAGGGCGAAAAATTCCACTACAAAAGAATAGTTGATACAATGCCGGCACCGCCAACCATAATCAAACCGCACCCGCACGGAGTGGATGTTGAGACCATTCGCAGAATGATAGTTGACACTCATTATGAGATTCCAACACTGGATAATTTCATGATTGAAAAGGTTCGAAAAGAACTGGGTCTTGCAAAAAAGAATCTCAACTTTGAGGGAATTATGCAAAGAGCAGAAAAAAAATGGGCTTCACTATCCAGACCCGTCCGAGTTATAATTGCGCTAATGTCGTTTTTGCAAATGGACTTTGACAAAGTAATGAAGATACGAATCGACGATGTGGATTTGGCAAACAAGCACCTTACATACTGGGACTTTGGGGAATCAAAATCTGTAATGGTGGACATGCCAAAATCAAGCCAATACTATAAGCAACTTGCAAATACTGTTGCGGGAGAATCGCTTGCGACATTTCTTACAAAACGATTCCAAAGAATTGGACCATCCACGGCAAACAAGTTTTCGGAGTTTGCCAGCCTAAAGCCAGAGAAAAGAATCGGCTCTTTTACCAACGATGAGCTTGTACAACTCAGTGACTCACTCCAAAAATATGAGGACTTTTTGTCTCCGGATCCGACCTGCCTTGCACCATTGGGCGAAGAACCACTCCGCAAAGGAATTCAGCAGTTCTTCAAGCCTGACTTTTTTGATGTCATACAAAGAAGTGCATCCGCATATTCTGGCTTTCCGTTTGTAGTGGAGATGGGAATTGCCTATGGAGGCGAGATCTCATCTGGTAAAATCAATGTCTTTAGGTTTGCAAACAGAATTCCGCTGTTATATGATGAGGGAAGCGACGTTGTCTTACAGGTGGTAAATGAGACGGACTGGGGCAGATACAAGATAAAAAACGACTCACCATTGGTGATAGTTAGCCATATCTGCTCCACTAGAATTCCATACAAAACGGTAGGCAAGGAAAATGTGGCGGACAGGCCAGAAATTGAAAAAGAACTAAAGCTAGCACTGCAGTTTTTACTAAGAAAGCTCTCTGCATACATGTCAAAGCGAGGCCTAGCAGAGGCAGAAAAGAAGAGAAGCAACCTATACCAGAAATATCTACCACTAATTGCGCAATTTGCAACAGAGCTGGCGAGAAAGAGTAAAGAACCAGACTACAAAAAGATGATCAAGGATTTGGGAACAAATGTCGAAGCCAAAGAATAA
- a CDS encoding translation initiation factor eIF-1A, whose amino-acid sequence MGKRKVLNESELKDIQLPQQGELLGRVIKLLGSDQVLVKCTDEKTRRGRIRGKLKRRIWIRDNDVVIIAPWDFKQDDRGDITWRFTLSQVDWLKANDHLPKDF is encoded by the coding sequence TTGGGAAAGCGTAAGGTTCTAAATGAAAGTGAGCTAAAAGACATTCAGCTGCCACAACAAGGCGAATTGTTGGGTAGAGTCATCAAGCTCCTCGGAAGTGATCAAGTTTTAGTAAAATGCACCGATGAGAAAACCCGACGCGGCAGAATCCGAGGAAAACTAAAGCGAAGAATTTGGATTAGAGACAATGATGTTGTAATTATTGCACCATGGGATTTCAAGCAAGACGACCGTGGTGACATCACTTGGAGATTCACACTGTCCCAAGTGGACTGGCTCAAGGCCAATGATCACCTGCCAAAAGATTTCTAA
- a CDS encoding DUF424 domain-containing protein: MRFFVRTSNYQNSNMLNMCDEELLGRIVKNGNLQINISKSYYGQRLVEKAEAETLMKNSSVLNLVGKQTIEMSVELNIGSRQGVKTIDDVPFLIVFKM, encoded by the coding sequence ATGCGATTCTTTGTTAGAACATCGAACTATCAAAACAGCAACATGCTGAACATGTGCGATGAAGAACTACTTGGCAGAATAGTAAAAAATGGCAATCTGCAAATCAACATCAGCAAAAGCTACTACGGACAAAGACTGGTGGAAAAAGCCGAAGCTGAAACACTGATGAAAAACAGCTCCGTTCTGAATTTGGTCGGCAAGCAAACAATTGAAATGTCAGTTGAGCTAAACATCGGATCGAGACAAGGAGTAAAAACAATTGATGACGTTCCTTTTCTGATTGTTTTCAAAATGTAA
- a CDS encoding KH domain-containing protein has translation MSFEKIVRIPVDRVGALIGKAGKVKSQIEKACFVKLEIDSETGEVEIVVDGSVNQIQPFKATELVSAIGRGFSPESAMKLLKEEYVLHVMDLRDFAGKSPQQIERIKGRIIGEGGRARVNMENLTNTNICVYGKTVSIIGEPIQIKLAVSAISSISSGSRHGSVYGKLEANKRKQKMDRMKLWEDRDVA, from the coding sequence ATGAGCTTTGAGAAAATAGTAAGAATTCCAGTAGACCGTGTAGGTGCACTTATTGGAAAAGCTGGAAAAGTAAAGTCGCAAATAGAAAAAGCATGCTTTGTCAAATTAGAAATCGATAGTGAAACGGGCGAGGTCGAAATAGTTGTCGACGGATCGGTAAATCAAATCCAACCATTCAAGGCAACCGAACTAGTATCTGCAATTGGCAGGGGATTTTCGCCGGAGAGTGCAATGAAACTACTAAAAGAAGAATATGTTTTGCATGTAATGGATCTTAGGGACTTTGCTGGCAAATCACCACAACAAATTGAAAGGATAAAAGGAAGAATAATTGGAGAGGGAGGTAGGGCGAGAGTAAACATGGAGAACCTTACCAATACTAATATCTGCGTTTATGGAAAAACTGTCTCAATCATTGGCGAGCCAATCCAAATAAAGTTGGCAGTCTCTGCAATTTCTTCAATTTCTAGCGGCAGTAGACATGGCTCTGTTTATGGAAAACTTGAGGCAAACAAGAGAAAGCAAAAGATGGACAGAATGAAGCTGTGGGAAGATAGAGATGTCGCTTAA
- the uppS gene encoding polyprenyl diphosphate synthase produces the protein MKRGTIPNHIAVILDGNRRWAKKALTMSKNGHFKGADAVENFLDWCEELDIKIITLYVLSTENLDRKDNELEYLYELIRQRLEKLYSDPRIHKNKMRVKAMGRTELLPDAINDVLKRLDDATKGYDNHYLNIAIAYGGQNELVDAIKKIATRVKDGSIEVNDISKDVIEANLYTAHLPQQSPDLILRTSGEQRMSGFLLWQGAYSELIFMDILWPEFRKIDLLRAIRTFQRRNRRIGK, from the coding sequence ATCAAACGTGGAACCATACCAAACCACATAGCTGTCATTTTGGACGGCAATAGAAGGTGGGCAAAAAAAGCACTAACCATGAGCAAGAACGGCCACTTCAAGGGAGCTGATGCAGTTGAGAATTTTTTGGATTGGTGTGAGGAACTAGACATCAAAATAATCACATTATACGTTTTATCCACTGAAAATCTGGACAGAAAAGACAATGAGTTGGAATATTTGTACGAGCTGATTCGACAGAGACTCGAAAAGCTCTATTCCGATCCAAGAATTCACAAAAACAAGATGCGCGTCAAAGCAATGGGTAGAACTGAGCTCCTACCAGACGCCATAAATGATGTGCTAAAAAGACTAGATGATGCAACAAAGGGATACGACAATCACTATCTGAACATAGCAATTGCATATGGCGGCCAAAATGAGCTTGTCGATGCGATAAAAAAAATAGCAACCAGAGTCAAGGATGGAAGCATCGAGGTCAATGACATCAGCAAGGATGTAATTGAAGCAAACCTATACACTGCCCACTTGCCACAACAATCACCAGATTTGATACTGAGAACGTCAGGCGAGCAGCGAATGAGCGGGTTTTTGCTCTGGCAGGGAGCATATAGTGAGTTGATTTTCATGGATATTTTGTGGCCGGAATTTAGAAAGATTGATCTTCTGCGAGCAATCAGAACATTTCAGAGAAGAAACAGGAGAATTGGAAAATAA
- a CDS encoding translation initiation factor IF-2 subunit beta: protein MTKSEYESLLKRIQDKISAKKTDTGERFELPSPDVMWEGQRTILRNFMDFAKKLRRDPDKVLQYLAKEFATPAERSGDKAIFVGRREPHDFVSLLSIYVKDYLECPTCKSPDTKVERENRITFLVCEACGAKSSLKGKYA, encoded by the coding sequence TTGACCAAATCTGAATACGAAAGCCTACTGAAGAGAATTCAAGACAAGATTTCCGCAAAAAAGACAGATACTGGCGAGAGATTTGAGCTTCCATCACCAGATGTGATGTGGGAAGGCCAGCGTACCATTCTGAGAAACTTTATGGATTTTGCAAAAAAACTTCGACGAGACCCAGACAAGGTCCTGCAGTATCTGGCAAAGGAATTCGCAACTCCGGCTGAGCGAAGCGGAGACAAGGCAATCTTTGTTGGAAGGCGAGAGCCACATGACTTTGTGAGCTTGCTCTCAATTTACGTCAAGGACTATCTTGAATGTCCAACCTGCAAGAGCCCCGATACCAAAGTAGAGCGAGAAAATAGAATTACATTTTTGGTCTGCGAGGCATGCGGCGCCAAATCATCACTTAAAGGTAAATACGCATAA
- a CDS encoding adenine phosphoribosyltransferase produces MNLQNIITEYPDFPKKGILFRDISPILKNPSAMTHCVDEFAKRYHINDVDIFAGIESRGFPIACAMALRYNKGMIMIRKQGKLPGVTVKRSYTIEYGKATMEIQKNAINKDQKVVICDDLLATGGTAKAAAELIERIGGAVTGFAFVVELTELNGIKKISKYRTESLVRY; encoded by the coding sequence GTGAATCTACAAAACATCATCACAGAATATCCAGACTTTCCAAAAAAAGGAATCTTATTCAGAGACATTAGTCCGATTTTAAAAAACCCATCAGCAATGACGCATTGTGTGGATGAATTCGCAAAACGATATCACATAAACGATGTTGATATTTTTGCCGGAATCGAGTCCCGTGGCTTTCCAATTGCATGTGCAATGGCACTACGATACAACAAGGGCATGATAATGATTAGAAAACAAGGAAAGCTTCCAGGTGTTACAGTAAAAAGATCATATACCATAGAATATGGCAAGGCAACAATGGAAATTCAAAAAAACGCAATCAACAAGGATCAAAAAGTGGTGATTTGTGACGATCTACTAGCAACCGGAGGCACGGCAAAGGCAGCAGCCGAATTAATTGAGCGCATTGGCGGAGCAGTAACCGGATTTGCATTTGTAGTAGAATTAACAGAATTGAATGGAATCAAGAAGATATCAAAATACAGAACAGAGTCCTTGGTGAGATACTAG
- a CDS encoding DUF5679 domain-containing protein produces the protein MATAYCVKCRAKREIKDPKVTKLKNGRPAVKGVCPKCGTNVFRIGAP, from the coding sequence ATGGCTACAGCTTACTGTGTAAAATGCAGAGCAAAACGGGAAATTAAAGATCCTAAAGTGACAAAGCTAAAGAATGGTCGTCCAGCTGTAAAAGGCGTTTGCCCAAAATGTGGAACTAACGTCTTTAGAATCGGCGCTCCTTAA
- a CDS encoding DNA topoisomerase IV subunit A: MSKPKNNAEKVATAKRDSLMELLKMEGSKIYNDLEKGQFPQFYVPSRSVSNIVYDKKLRQYILGKSAGLRSSRNMAQLRSFTQLIWLAFFANRLIQEKKSSTLRDIYYSSQAFAIDFEDQPESDNIIVDLEAVLARPREDLHIFPEERSSVFGDLTIEYTVPGYEGRRTNLSDHPDGYLIGPSLSTAELVDTSAELVIAIEKGGLFTRFVEEKVDKKFKAIIIDTAGQAPRSTRNLLKRLNTQMKLPVVILTDGDVYGEHIAMVIKSGSANAAHLRELTVPDAKWVGVWASDIEKYKLPTIPMTESDIKRIYDLQKDPRYQEGIWKKELEIFLKIKRKAELEAFSKYGLTNITDKYLPEKLELAKSM; encoded by the coding sequence ATGTCGAAGCCAAAGAATAACGCAGAAAAGGTCGCAACCGCAAAGCGTGACTCGTTAATGGAGTTGCTCAAAATGGAAGGATCAAAAATCTACAATGATCTGGAAAAGGGACAGTTCCCGCAGTTCTATGTGCCAAGCAGATCCGTTAGCAATATTGTATATGATAAGAAACTACGTCAATACATACTTGGGAAATCTGCTGGATTGCGCAGCTCTAGAAACATGGCACAGCTTCGATCGTTTACCCAGCTTATTTGGTTGGCGTTTTTTGCAAACCGACTAATTCAGGAAAAAAAATCATCAACGCTCAGAGACATCTATTATTCATCCCAAGCATTTGCAATTGACTTTGAAGACCAGCCGGAATCTGATAATATCATAGTGGATTTAGAGGCAGTGCTTGCAAGACCAAGAGAAGACCTACACATATTCCCAGAGGAGCGAAGCAGCGTCTTTGGTGATCTTACAATTGAGTATACAGTACCGGGATATGAAGGAAGACGAACAAACCTATCAGATCATCCAGACGGATATCTGATTGGGCCCAGTCTTAGTACTGCAGAACTTGTGGACACTAGTGCAGAGCTAGTAATTGCAATCGAAAAAGGTGGACTGTTCACCAGATTCGTTGAAGAAAAGGTAGACAAGAAATTCAAGGCAATCATCATTGATACTGCAGGCCAAGCCCCACGTTCCACTAGAAACTTGCTAAAAAGACTAAACACACAGATGAAACTACCTGTAGTCATACTGACTGATGGGGACGTCTATGGGGAACATATTGCAATGGTCATTAAATCCGGCTCGGCAAATGCTGCCCACCTAAGGGAGCTGACGGTTCCTGATGCAAAATGGGTCGGCGTATGGGCATCTGATATTGAAAAATACAAACTACCAACCATCCCAATGACTGAATCCGACATTAAAAGAATCTATGATTTGCAAAAAGACCCTCGATATCAAGAGGGAATTTGGAAAAAGGAACTAGAGATATTTCTTAAAATCAAGCGAAAGGCAGAACTTGAGGCCTTCTCAAAATATGGACTGACAAACATCACAGACAAGTATCTTCCAGAAAAACTAGAACTAGCTAAGTCGATGTAG
- a CDS encoding DUF373 family protein, translating into MEKKLDTPLTSRLLVICVDRDNDVGDKAGVLTPVVGRDSCIGAAQKLALQDPEDADANSIFFAIKTYEDLVSKGYQAEVIVVAGVGDRGVQADEKIIREVKSVLSSFSANGAVIVSDGEDDESVIPIIQNVVPIVSVQRCVMKVSRSVEYSYAVFGKYLKMIAYDSKYSKFFLGVPGILLLIGGIGTISGYTQEIFAVLVSILGGAFLIRAFDVDRAWANWSKPTPAGLIRMFTMVTGVIIGLASILSGFSAIHTNILDPQVIGTGVPNILSDRVTFGQFIAGAIPFLWIGMGAIFGGILLSNWLKGSLRQITDVLRMIVLVSLYPTVYQFTNLLINDESSFTLIPPFLAGLAITLISATFLFRKYRKKKGGEVLSE; encoded by the coding sequence ATGGAAAAGAAACTAGACACCCCGCTGACAAGTAGACTGCTAGTAATTTGTGTAGATAGGGATAATGATGTTGGGGATAAAGCAGGTGTTCTAACACCAGTGGTAGGAAGAGACTCTTGCATTGGGGCTGCACAAAAGCTCGCATTGCAAGACCCAGAGGACGCAGATGCAAATTCTATTTTCTTTGCAATAAAGACATATGAGGATCTAGTCAGTAAGGGCTATCAGGCCGAAGTAATTGTCGTTGCAGGAGTTGGCGACAGAGGTGTACAAGCAGACGAAAAAATAATCCGTGAGGTAAAATCAGTATTATCTAGTTTTTCAGCAAATGGCGCAGTAATTGTATCAGACGGCGAAGACGATGAGAGCGTAATTCCAATCATACAAAATGTAGTTCCAATAGTTTCGGTTCAGCGATGCGTAATGAAGGTTAGTCGAAGCGTCGAGTATTCTTACGCAGTCTTTGGAAAATACCTAAAGATGATTGCATATGATTCCAAATACTCTAAATTCTTTTTGGGAGTTCCAGGAATCTTGCTTTTGATTGGCGGAATTGGAACAATATCAGGTTATACACAAGAAATCTTTGCAGTACTGGTTAGTATTTTGGGTGGTGCATTTTTGATTCGTGCATTTGATGTGGACAGGGCCTGGGCCAACTGGTCCAAGCCCACACCCGCAGGCCTGATCAGAATGTTCACAATGGTGACAGGCGTAATAATCGGCCTTGCTTCTATTCTGTCAGGATTTTCTGCAATTCACACAAACATTTTGGATCCCCAAGTTATAGGAACCGGCGTTCCAAACATTCTCTCAGACAGGGTAACGTTTGGACAGTTCATTGCAGGCGCAATACCGTTTTTGTGGATTGGAATGGGTGCCATTTTTGGTGGAATTTTACTTAGCAACTGGCTAAAGGGAAGCCTCAGGCAGATTACAGACGTTTTACGAATGATTGTGCTTGTTTCTCTATACCCAACCGTATACCAGTTTACGAATCTGCTAATCAATGATGAGAGCTCATTTACCTTGATTCCGCCATTTTTGGCAGGCCTTGCAATAACACTGATATCTGCCACCTTCTTATTCCGGAAATACAGGAAAAAGAAGGGAGGAGAAGTCTTATCGGAATAG